ACCACCCGGCGGTGCTGATGTGGCGCGGCCACACCGAGGCCCTCGGCTGCTACGGGGTGACCGTCTGCCGGGCCTGGTTCGTGCTCGGGTTCGCCGACAGCTGCGAGCTGAAGCTGCGGGAGGAGCTGGCCCGGATCGGGGTGGCCGCCCCCCGCTCCCAGGAGGAGCTGGCCGACGCCGGCGCCCTTCCGCCCTGGCTGGGTGACGCCGCCCTGCACCGCAGCCATCAGTCCAGCCTGGTCCGCAAGGACCCGGCGTTCTACAAGGAGAAGTTCCCCGACGTGCCCGACGACCTGCCGTACGTGTGGCCGGTCCGGTCGGCGACGCGCAAGGCCTAGCCCTCCCGTAGGGGCAGGCGGCGCAGGCCTCCGCGGGCCGGTTTCTCCGGCGGCGGGCTGTGGCCGATCCGTTACGAGCAGGGCGGCCGCTCGCGGTACGCTTGTTCGGATCGGGCCGAGGGCCGCGGACGACGACGCTGGGAGCGGGGTAGCAAGGGTGGCCATCAAGGGCAAGAGCAAGCGCAGCCAGGGGCGGCCGGTGCGCCGGCCGGCCACCGGGCCGCGGATCCAGACGGCGGAGCGGCGGCTTCCCTGGTACCGGGCGACCGCCTTTCCGGTCACGCTGGCCGTGATCGCCCTGCTCGGCACCCTGGTGGCCGGGTTCAACCGGGTGCAGGAGGGCTGGGCCCGCGACGACGTGCGCCGCTTCACGGCCGACCTGCGCGCCCAGACCGACCAGCTCCCCTCGGTCATCGGCACCGGCACCGCCGAGCTGCCCGGGTTCCCCAGCGCCCAGGAGGTGGCCGCCGGCAAGCTCACCAATGAGCAGCTCGCCGTCCGGGCCAGCGGCTGGACGGCCAAGCTGGGCCAGATCAAGGGCCGGGTCGAGTCGATCACCGTCGGCGAGGCCCCGGCCGAGGCCGGCACCGACGGCGAGCCGCCCAACAACGTCGGCGGCCGCGAGCCCTTGCTGACCAGCGTGCGCGACAGCTACGTGGCCGCCATCGCCGGCTACGAGCAGGCGGCCACCCTCTTCGAGCAGGTCGGCGACGTCCCGGCCAAGAGCAGGGCGGCCAGCGTCCTGGTCGACCAGGGCGCCGCCACCGCCGCCCAGGCCGGCCAGGCCATGGACGCCGCCGCCGGCACCCTGGC
This window of the Actinomycetota bacterium genome carries:
- a CDS encoding MSMEG_6728 family protein; the encoded protein is MQTYLPYPDFAASARALDPRRLGKQRVEALQVLRALTTPGYGWRHHPAVLMWRGHTEALGCYGVTVCRAWFVLGFADSCELKLREELARIGVAAPRSQEELADAGALPPWLGDAALHRSHQSSLVRKDPAFYKEKFPDVPDDLPYVWPVRSATRKA